AATCAGAAGGCTACCAACGACTGGAGTAGTATTTGTATGCTGGCAAATTTCCAATGTTTGAGTTGAACAGGTGCTGTGCCGAATAGCTCCCCCCGCCAGAATCCCCCTTCGCGTAAACGCGCAAGCGCTCAATTCTTAATCGATTTACTTGCTCGTTGAGATTTCTCATCACGTTAGGCTGCGTTTCATTTTTTTGTCATTTTGATTTCACTAGTGATGTCTGCAGTTTTCGATTTGGTTATTTGTTTCAAGTGTAGTCcttcccggggaaggactgcccgttccatgatctccccatcacggttgacaactccattgtgtcctcctcccagagcgctaagaaccttggcgtgatcctggacaacaccctgtcgttctcaactaacatcaaggcggtggcccgttcctgtaggttcatgctctacaacatccgcagagtacgaccctgcctcacacaggaagcggcgcaggtcctaatccaggcacttgtcatctcccgtctggattactgcaactcgctgttggctgggctccctgcctgtgccattaaacccctacaactcatccagaacgccgcagcccgtctggtgttcaaccttcccaagttctctcacgtcaccccgctcctccgctctctccactggcttccagttgaagctcgcatccgctacaagaccatggtgcttgcctacggagctgtgaggggaacggcaccgcagtacctccaggctctgatcaggccctacacccaaacaagggcactgcgttcatccacctctggcctactcgcctccctaccactgaggaagtacagttcccgctcagcccagtcaaaactatGAATAGACCTGTATAAGCAGAATAAAGGCTGAGCTCTGGTGAATGAAGAGTTAATCACTGGACATGTAGAAACCGAACGTCAGCAGAATCCATGGGAGTGTACAGAGCTGGGTCAACATGGAGTTAATCACTGGACATGTAGAAACCGAACGTCAGCAGAATCCATGGGAGTGTACAGAGCTGGGTCAACATGGAGTTAATCACTGGACATGTAGAAACCGAACGTCAGCAGAATCCATGGGAGTGTACAGAGCTGGGTCAACATGGAGTTAATCACTGGACATGTAGAAACCGAACGTCAGCAGAATCCATGGGAGTGTACAGAGCTGGGTCAACATGGAGTTAATCACTGGACATGTAGAAACCGAACGTCAGCAGAATCCATGGGAGTGTACAGAGCTGGGTCAACATGGAGTTAATCACTGGACATGTAGAAACCGAACGTCAGCAGAATCCATGGGAGTGTACAGAGCTGGGTCAACATGGAGTTAATCAATGGACATGTAGAAACAGAACGTCAGCAGAATCCATGGGAGTGTACAGAGCTGGGTCAACATGGAGTTAATCACTGGACATGTAGAAACCATGGGAGTGTACAGAGCTGGGTCAACATGGAGTTAATCACTGGACATGTAGAAACCATGGGAGTGTACAGAACTGGGTCAACATGGAGTTAATCACTGGACATGTCAAACCGAACGTCAGCAGAATCCATGGGAGTGTACAGAGCTGGGTCAACATGGAGTTAATCACTGGACATGTAGAAACCGAACGTCAGCAGAATCCATGGGAGTGTACAGAGCTGGGTCAACATGGAGTTAATCACTAGACATGTAGAAACCGAACGTCAGCAGAATCCATGGGAGTGTACAGAGCTGGGTCAACATGGAGTTAATCACTAGACATGTAAAACAGAACGTAAGCAGAATCCATGGGAGTGTACAGAGCTGGGTCAACATGGAGTTAATCACTGGACATGTAGAAACCGAACGTCAGCAGAATCCATGGGAGTGTACAGAGCTGGGTCAACATGGAGTTAATCACTGGACATGTAGAAACCGAACGTCAGCAGAATCCATGGGAGTGTACAGAGCTGGGTCAACATGGAGTTAATCACTAGACATGTAGAAACCGAACGTCAGCAGAATCCATGGGAGTGTACAGAGCTGGGTCAACATGGAGTTAATCACTAGACATGTAAAACAGAACGTAAGCAGAATCCATGGGAGTGTACAGAGCTGGGTCAACATGGAGTTAATCACTGGACATGTAGAAACCGAACGTCAGCAGAATCCATGGGAGTGTACAGAGCTGGGTCAACATGGAGTTAATCACTGGACATGTAGAAACCGAACGTCAGCAGAATCTATGGGAGTGTACAGAGCTGGGTCAACATGGAGTTAATCACTGGACATGTAAAACAGAACGTAAGCAGAATCCATGGGAGTGTACAGAGCTGGGTCAACATGGAGTTAATCACTGGACATGTAGAAACCGAACGTCAGCAGAATCCATGGGAGTGTACAGAGCTGGGTCAACATGGAGTTAATCACTGGACATGTAGAAACCGAACGTCAGCAGAATCCATGGGAGTGTACAGAGCTGGGTCAACATGGAGTTAATCACTGGACATGTAAAACAGAACGTAAGCAGAATCCATGGGAGTGTACAGAGCTGGGTCAACATGGAGTTAATCACTAGACATGTCAAACAGAACGTAAGCAGAATCCATGGGAGTGTACAGAGCTGGGTCAACATGGAGTTAATCACTAGACATGTAGAAACCGAACGTCAGCAGAATCCATGGGAGTGTACAGAGCTGGGTCAACATGGAGTTAATCACTAGACATGTCAAACAGAACGTAAGCAGAATCCATGGGAGTGTACAGAGCTGGGTCAACATGGAGTTAATCACTGGACATGTAGAAACCGAACGTCAGCAGAATCCATGGGAGTGTACAGAGCTGGGTCAACATGGAGTTAATCACTGGACATGTAGAAACCGAACGTCAGCAGAATCCATGGGAGTGTACAGAGCTGGGTCAACATGGAGTTAATCACTGGACATGTAGAAACCGAACGTAAGCAGAATCCATGGGAGTGTACAGAGCTGGGTCAACATGGAGTTAATCACTGGACATGTAGAAACCGAACGTCAGCAGAATCCATGGGAGTGTACAGAGCTGGGTCAACATGGAGTTAATCACTGGACATGTCAAACAGAACGTCAGCAGAATCCATGGGAGTGTACAGAGCTGGGTCAACATGGAGTTAATCACTGGACATGTCAAACAGAACATCAGCAGAATCCATGGGAGTGTACAGAGCTGGGTCAACATGGAGTTAATCACTGGACATGTCAAACCGAACGTCAGCAGAATCCATGGGAGTGTACAGAGCTGGGTCAACATGGAGTTAATCAATGGACATGTAGAAACCGAACGTCAGCAGAATCCATGGGAGTGTACAGAGCTGTGTCAACATGGAGTTAATCACTAGACATTTAAAACCGAACGTAAGCAGAATCCAATGGAGTGTACAGAGCTGGGTCAACATGGAGTTAATCACTAGACATGTAAAACAGAACGTAAGCAGAAAATTAGTTTTTTTGTTAAATTAATCTAGGCACCAAAAGCCATGTATCTGTAATAAGATGTGTTTGTACTAATCAAGTATTATGAAAGCACTTATATTAGGAAAGTATTTTATGCAATAAATGTATTATTGCATTAATATAATGGCACCGCTACCAATATAATCGAGACTGAGCGAAGATCAGTCAGGTCTCAGATTAGATCATCATTGTGTTTTCTCATAACATGAGATCAGGTCTCAGATTAGATCATCATTGTGTTTTACCCTTCAGTGTTCTAACATGAACTTCACTACCCTCTTTTTCGGATTTACAGGAAACACCtatcccaccccctcctccctctccctccgacCGTCCTCCCCCTTCACGCTCCCGAGGGTCCCAGGTCGTGCCTTTCCCGGTAGCGCCTTACTGCAGGgtatgaagaggttgtctgtgctgctggtggactacaggaaaacaaCAGGGCTGAGTGGGTTTATGTTCttacatacatttattttgggacACTCACTAGATGTTCTTAATTACCATTCAATATAACTGTCTGTTGTTTCACAGGGGACAGCCGTAACCGTCGCTCTCTCAGTAGAAGAGTCATATCTGGGGAGGCTAACGAACAtgatgctgacgaggcagagaacagtctctccagatcagaacacctcaAACACCAGCAGAGAGTTGCAGGGAAGAAACCTCaccgctgctctgactgtggaaagagtttcaccTCTTCGGCAAAACTTaaaacacaccagagaattcatactgaagagaaaccttatagctctTCAGACTGTAGGATAAGTATTTTGCAACTAGGAAACTTAACAAAACACCAGCTGacccacacaggagagaaaccttttagctgtggtcaatgtgggaggagATTCACGAAGTCAGGAGCCCTGACAGTTCACCaacgaatacacacaggagaaaaaccGTTTCACTGCAcagactgtgggaagagttttgttcaATTAGGCAACCTGAAAATTCATctgcggacacacacacaagagaagccttaccactgctttGTCTGTGAGAAGAGCTTTTCAACATCACAGGGTAATAAAGTGCACCAGAGAACGCACaccggagagaagccttaccactgctctgactgtgggaaaagtTTTGCTCATTCAAGAAATCTGATAAAGCACCAgcgcatacacacaggagagaaaccttacagctgtgatcaatgtgggaagagatttacTAGCTCAAACGACCTGATAATACACCgtagaacacacactggagagaagccttaccactgttcGGACTgcgggaagagttttactcaggcAAGCAACCTGAAAACACACCAGCGCAGACACCTGGGCCAGAAGCTTCACCACTGTTCAGATTGTGGAAGTAACTTTTCAACATCAAGGGGTTTAGAGCTGCACCAGCGAACACACACAGGTGTGAAACCTTACTACTGCTTCAGCTGTAGTAAAAGTTTTGCAAGATTAGACGGACTGACAGTGCACCAgcgaacacacacaggtgagaagccttttagctgtgatcagtgtgggaagagattTGCTCAGTCAGCACACTTGACTGTACACCAGAGaagacacactggagagaaaccataCCACTGCTCAGACTGTGGAATAAGCTTTATTAATTCAAATCACCTTAAGGTACATCAGAgagtacacacaggagagaggcctTATAACTGTGATGTATGTGGCAAAAGTTTTGTTACATCAGGAAGTCTGGCTTCACACCTTCGAacccacacaggagagaagcgtTACCATTGTACCGACTGTGGGACACGCTTTGGCAAGTCAGACCATTTAAAAgtgcaccagagaacacacacaggagagaagccttaccattgTGCCGACTGTGGGAAAAGCTTTGCTGGGTCAGGCAGTTTAAAGTCACAccggagaacacacacaggagagaagccttaccactgctctgactGCGGAATGGGCTTAACCACTTCTGGTGGACTTAAAATACAccggagaacacacacaggagaaaaaccattccactgctctgactgtgggaaaagaTTTAATCAGTCTGGGCAGTTGGTTTTACACCAGCGAATACACACTGGCgaaaagccttaccactgctcagACTGTGGGCTGAGTTGTACTTCTTTAGGGGATTTAAAAGTGCACCTgcgaacacacactggagagaagccttttggctgtgatcagtgtgggaagaggttcagtcagtcaggaaCCCTGGCTGGACACAAGAGGAAACACCACACGGGTGGGTAACCTTTCCATTTCTTTTATTTTTTGATAGCTGAAACCAGTTAATGGTAGACTATCGGAGAGAAGCCGTGCAGGGTGAGCTTTCTTAATGTGGCCATGCTTGGTGTAACAAGGGAACTTTAAATAACTGTCCATTTTAATTAcaatatttttaatttatttaactaggcaagtcagttaagaacacattcttattttcaatgacggcctagaaacagtgggttaactgcctgttcaggggcagcatgacagatttgtaccttgtcagctcggggttttgaacttgcaacctcccggctactagtccaacactccaaccactaggctaccctgccagccGAATATGAGTGGCAAAGTCTGTGTttgaatggtgtgggcgtataccGGTCATTAAAATGATTCATGACAAGTTAACAGTGGATTGGTCAGCTCAGGGAAAGCAGGGAGGTAGCTCCTCCCCCTATCTCTGCTAGTTTCAGGCAAGTCTGTCCTTAGGGATAAGGCAAGGGTCCATTTGAAAATGTTCAACCCTGTcgaccatccaactcaccatggtcaagcCTGGCTAccctccaactcaccatggtcaatcCGGTCCACCATCCAACCAACCATCAACATgttcaaccctgtccaccatccaactcaccatcaaCATGGTCAACcttgtccaccatccaactcaccatggtcaaccctgtccaccatctaACTCACCATcaacatggtcaaccctgtccaccctccaactcaccatggtcaacactgtctaccatccaactcaccatgttcaaccctgtccaccatccaactcaccatcaaCATGGTCAAcactgtccaccatccaactcaccatggtcaaccctgtctaccatccaactcaccatcaacatggtcaaccctgtccaccatccaactcaccatgttcaaccctgtccaccatccaactcaccatgatcaaccctgtccaccatccaactcaccatggtcaaccctgtccaccatccaactcaccatcaccatgatcaaccctgtccaccatccaactcaacatggtcaaccctgtccaccatccaactcaccatggtcaatccaactcaccatgatcaaccctgtccaccatccaactcaccatcaaccatggtcaaccctgtccaccatccaactcacatGATCATGGTCAACcctggtcaaccctgtccaccatccaactcaccatggtcaaccctgtccaccatccaactcaccatcaacatggtcaaccctgtccaccatccaactcaccatggtcaaccctgtccaccatccaactcaccatggtcaaccctgtccaccatccaactccaccatcaactcaccatggtcaaccctgtccaccatccaactcaccatggtcaaccctgtccaccatccaactcaccatggtcaaccctgtccaccatccaactcaccatggtcaaccctgtccaccatccaactcaccatggtcaaccctgtccaccatccactCACTcaacatggtcaaccctgtccaccatccaactcaccatggtcaaccctgtccaccatccaactcaccatggttaaccctgtccaccatccaactcaccatggtcaatccggtccaccatccaactcaccatggtcaaccctgtccaccatccaactccaccatccaactcaccatcaacatggtcaaccctgtccaccatccaactcaccatcaacatggtcaaccctgtccaccatccaactcaccatcaacatggtcaaccctgtccaccctccaactcaccatggtcaaccctgtccaccctccaactcaccatggtcaaccctgtccaccatccaactcaccatcaactgtccaccatccaactcaccatggtcaaccctgtccaccatccaactcaccatcaactatggtcaaccctgtccaccatccaccACCCAACCCTCACCATCACTCACCATGGTCAACACTGTCCAccctccaactcaccatggtcaaccctgtccaccctccaactcaccatggtcaaccctgtccaccctccaactcaccatggtcaaccctgtccaccatccaactcaccatggtcaaccctgtccaccctccaactcaccatggtcaaccctgtccaccctccaactcaccatggtcaaccctgtctaccatccaactcaccatcacTATGATCAACCCTGTCCACCACCCAACTCACcatcaccatggtcaaccctgtccaccaccCTCCATCAACCCTCACCATGATCATCAACCCTGTCCTGTctaccatccaactcaccatcaacatggtcaaccctgtccaccatccaactcaccatggtcaaccctgtccaccatccaactcaccatggtcaaccctgtccaccctccaactcaccatggtcaaccctgtccaccatccaactcaccatggtcaaccctgccATCAGACTCATCATGTCAACTCTGTCCACtctccaactcaccatggtcaaccctgtccaccatccaactcaccatggtcataTTGTCCACCATCCCTGTCACCAGTCagcctgtccaccatccaactcaccatgtgtCAATGTCCACCAGtgtccaactcaccatggtcaaccctgtccaccatccaactcaccatggtcaataTTCCacccatccaactcaccatggtcaacccttgCATGAAACCATTAGTCAATCATAAAATtattcaaccctgtccaccatacTCACCATCaatcaccatggtcaaccctgtccaccatccaactaaAACCATGGTCAACcctccaccattatcaaccctgtCCATCTCCAAACCCTCCACCATcaacatggtcaaccctgtccaccatccaactcaccatggtcaaccctgtcccaccatccaactcacctcaaccctgtccaccatccaactcaccatggggAGGTCAACCCTGTCCCCAGTCTCCAACTCACCATGAGGGATGgacaaccctgtccaccatccaaccaCCATCCAAGTCTCCCATGGTCATCTTTGTCCACCATCCTCACCATGGTGATCAAGTCCACCATCCAACTGtgcctgtccaccatccaactcaccattcAATCCACCTCCAACTCAccatgtcaaccctgtccaccatccaactcaccatggtcaaccctgtccaccatccaaggTCAAGCCtgccctgtccaccatccaactcaccatggtcaaccctgtccaccatccaacttgTCAacggtcaaccctgtccaccatccaacttggtcaaccctgtccaccaatAAACATTTTGACCTCCAACTCCACCATGGGCCTCACgtctgtccaccatccaactatTC
The window above is part of the Oncorhynchus masou masou isolate Uvic2021 unplaced genomic scaffold, UVic_Omas_1.1 unplaced_scaffold_750, whole genome shotgun sequence genome. Proteins encoded here:
- the LOC135537311 gene encoding zinc finger protein 271-like; protein product: MKRLSVLLVDYRKTTGLRDSRNRRSLSRRVISGEANEHDADEAENSLSRSEHLKHQQRVAGKKPHRCSDCGKSFTSSAKLKTHQRIHTEEKPYSSSDCRISILQLGNLTKHQLTHTGEKPFSCGQCGRRFTKSGALTVHQRIHTGEKPFHCTDCGKSFVQLGNLKIHLRTHTQEKPYHCFVCEKSFSTSQGNKVHQRTHTGEKPYHCSDCGKSFAHSRNLIKHQRIHTGEKPYSCDQCGKRFTSSNDLIIHRRTHTGEKPYHCSDCGKSFTQASNLKTHQRRHLGQKLHHCSDCGSNFSTSRGLELHQRTHTGVKPYYCFSCSKSFARLDGLTVHQRTHTGEKPFSCDQCGKRFAQSAHLTVHQRRHTGEKPYHCSDCGISFINSNHLKVHQRVHTGERPYNCDVCGKSFVTSGSLASHLRTHTGEKRYHCTDCGTRFGKSDHLKVHQRTHTGEKPYHCADCGKSFAGSGSLKSHRRTHTGEKPYHCSDCGMGLTTSGGLKIHRRTHTGEKPFHCSDCGKRFNQSGQLVLHQRIHTGEKPYHCSDCGLSCTSLGDLKVHLRTHTGEKPFGCDQCGKRFSQSGTLAGHKRKHHTGG